In Nyctibius grandis isolate bNycGra1 chromosome 28, bNycGra1.pri, whole genome shotgun sequence, a single genomic region encodes these proteins:
- the LOC137674330 gene encoding acrosin-like, whose amino-acid sequence MAYYYGTSRVVGGTDAQPGAWPWIVSIQDPWLEGTGHVCGGSLISPQWVLTAAHCFIEARHISMWRVVIGATQLTQLGPEAQVCHIRHLLVHEHYSNITKRNDIALLELDQPVQCSYYVQLACVPDASLRVSELTNCYVSGWGPTTARSGGPSNLLQEARVRLIDAKLCNSRRWYRGAIHSHNLCAGYPQGGIDTCQGDSGGPLVCQDNSTDYFWLVGVTSWGRGCARPNKPGIYTSTQHFYDWILLQMGLRRAGTATPTPQAWSHFLTASTPFQRLRPIPTQSGRISSCPFPLPKLVEFFTRVQELLQYLRGNKS is encoded by the exons ATGGCTTATTACTACGGGACATCGCGCGTCGTGGGTGGCACAGATGCCCAGCCAGGAGCCTGGCCCTGGATCGTCAGCATCCAGGATCCATGGCTAGAAGGCACGGGGCATGTGTGCGGAGGGTCCCTCATAAGCCCACAGTGGGTCCTCACAGCAGCCCACTGCTTCATCGAGGCCAG GCACATCAGCATGTGGCGCGTGGTGATCGGGGCCACCCAGTTGACTCAGCTGGGCCCTGAGGCCCAAGTGTGCCATATTAGGCACCTGCTGGTGCATGAGCACTACAGTAACATCACCAAGAGGAACGACATCGCCTTGCTGGAATTGGACCAGCCTGTCCAGTGCAGCTACTACGTACAGCTGGCCTGTGTGCCCGACGCCTCGCTCAGAGTGTCGGAGCTGACCAACTGCTACGTCAGTGGCTGGGGGCCCACGACTGCAAGAT CTGGAGGACCCAGCAACCTCCTGCAGGAGGCCAGGGTGCGCCTCATCGATGCCAAGCTCTGTAACAGCCGCCGGTGGTACAGAGGGGCCATCCACAGCCACAACTTGTGTGCTGGCTACCCGCAGGGTGGCATCGACACCTGCCAG GGTGACAGCGGTGGTCCTCTCGTGTGCCAAGACAACAGCACTGACTACTTCTGGCTTGTTGGGGTGACCAGCTGGGGGAGAGGCTGTGCGAGACCAAACAAGCCCGGCATCTACACCTCCACTCAGCACTTCTATGACTGGATCCTGCTACAGATGGGACTGCGCCGAGCAGGAACAGCGACTCCAACACCACAGGCCTGGAGTCATTTTCTCACCGCCTCAACCCCCTTTCAGAGGCTGAGGCCAATCCCAACACAATCGGGCAGGATTAGCTCCTGCCCATTTCCACTCCCGAAGCTGGTGGAATTCTTTACTCGGGTGCAGGAGCTCCTGCAGTACCTAAGAGGAAATAAGTCTTGA